gggaagaggcagagagaggcagCGAGGAAGGACACAGGCTTACTTCCTTCCAGGCCTGCTGCAGGTCCACGGGAGTTTGACGAATTTCTGGGAAATGATCTGGGCCGTGACAGGAAAGGAAGCTGTAACCAGTTATGGCTTCTATGGTTGCCACTGTGGCCTTGGCGGCAAAGGGTCCCCCAAGGATGCAACGGACCGGTGGGGCCACCCCTGCCCTCCCTTCCCTTTGCTCACTCTTGGCCCCAGCTGGTCCGGGAGCTGCAAGGGCAATGGTGCTGCCATGGGCACACAGCCCTAGAAGCAGCCAGTGTGCTGGAAACTCCAGGGTCAGGGAGGTGGGAGCCCCGGGGTGCCAGGGAAAGCAGCCGCAGCCGAATGTCCTCATCACAGGTGCTGCGTCGCGCATGACTGCTGCTACTACCGTCTGCAGAAACGTGGGTGTGCCACCAAGTCACTGAACTACAAGTTTAGCTACCGCGGGGGCAAGGTCACCTGTGGTAAGAACGGGTCCTCAAgccagtttcctttcttcctttggcTGATGTCCCTTGCGCCAGGTACTCTGCTGGGCACCAGAGAGGGGGATACAAAGGGGCATTGTGGGGTGggaagtaaagaaaatgaaagccaGCACGAAGTTAAGAAGGAAGGGCAAAACGGTGGGCCCCTGAGCACGGCCTGAGGCTCAAGGGAGGCTCTGGCATGGAACAACTGAGCTGAGACTTCAAGGCCCTGCCGGCCATCCAAGGCAAGAGGAGGGCTGGGCACTCCCAGAAGAGGGACAGCATGGTCAAGTGCATGGAGATATCGCGGGGAAACCGTGAGCAGTTCTGCGTGACTGGGTGGAAATGATGGGAAGAGGAGGAATGCTGAGGGATGATGctggagaggtggagaggggctaGAGCAAGCGGGGCCTCCGAGGCCATGTTACATTTAGACTTTATCCTAAAGCCATAGGGAGCCATTAGGAAAGGAGTGCCATGGTCAGATGTGCGTTTCAGGGGACTCCGTCTGGCTGTAGAGTGGATGGAGACAGGATGGATGGGGGATCAGGAGAAGGCTATTCCATAATCCAGACAAGAGACGGTTAAAGCTTGACCTAACGCAAGCATGATCAggatggaaaggagaaaaggtgCATTTGGGAGGGAGAATCAGCCGAGCTCTGGGTCTGAGTAGGGGGTGGGGATAGAGAGCTGTTAAGCGGGCGCACAACTGGGTGGGCTGGGAGTGTGACAGCAGAAAAAAAGACTACAGGTGTGGGGAGGAGGAGTCTGGGGCATGTTGAGTCAAAGAGGCCTCTGAACACCCTGGGAGTTGTCCAGCAGGCAGCTTGATGTATGAACTGGCAGCTTCATGTATGAACTTGCAGCTTGGAGCACGGGCCTGGACTGGGGGCTTAGATTCAGGACTCAACATCAGCGCACTGAGAGTTGGATGTGACCACCGATTTGATTTTAAGGACCCGTAAAGGCAACAGAAGGGGAACTGTCAGGGAGGAAGGAGAACTGAGAGAGGAGGGCCAAAGAAGGCGGTAAGAAGAGGGTGCAAGAAGGAGATGATTAACAAGCTGGTTCAACAGAGAAGTCCATCATGAAAACAGCAGAGAAGGGTCCTTTGGATTTAGAGGCAGGAAGGTCATAGAGGACCTCGTGAGAGCTGTTCCATGGAGCGGTGAGGGCGAAGCCAGAGTAGAGTGGGCTGGGGAGTGAGTGGCTAGTGAAGAAGTAGAGATAGCAAGCGTGGACAATTTTTTGGAGAATGTTAGTTGCCGGAAGGTCAGTGTCCCCAGGCAGCAGATTCATGTGTGGGGTTTTGAGGGCAACAGCCTAAGAGCTAAGGTCAGAAAGGGTAGCTCCCCCGTCACGACCTCTCCGTAGGGTCGTGAATTTTCAGAAGGTTTTGGGTTCCAAGCAACAAGATGCCCAACTAAAAGTGGCTAAGATAAGAGGGACGGATGGCGCACATAACAGGAAGTCTGGACAGGGGCAGCGGCAGTGCTGGGGCAGCTTCTCGGTTGTGTTATCAAGAACCCAGGCTTTTCCCAAACTTCTGCT
Above is a genomic segment from Dasypus novemcinctus isolate mDasNov1 chromosome 9, mDasNov1.1.hap2, whole genome shotgun sequence containing:
- the PLA2G2A gene encoding phospholipase A2, membrane associated, with the protein product MKTLLPLAVIMAIGLLQVHGSLTNFWEMIWAVTGKEAVTSYGFYGCHCGLGGKGSPKDATDRCCVAHDCCYYRLQKRGCATKSLNYKFSYRGGKVTCAKQDSCRSQLCQCDKAAAYCFVKNRKTYRRKYQFYPNKLCSGKTPRC